In Maridesulfovibrio ferrireducens, one genomic interval encodes:
- a CDS encoding HD-GYP domain-containing protein: MEGLTHLLACIQDISGGSYSNDIMELTTDKYSPYVREVAESVGMMMVKIEAREFALEQANEELKQNIVDTVKATARGLSLRDKYTRGHGERVGQYAQRLALRAGFSDDEVWTVGLAGILHDIGKIGFSDRLFFNEDIHVDDDMLAEIRRHPEAGFRMLKGLKFLGPAVEFVRAHHERLDGTGYPNGLQGDEISKGARILSIADVFDAITTSRTYQDAMGLDKAFPILRKLAGPSLDPELVEIFIKEIQEGGLEVVDEEFSTCLGENDGK, translated from the coding sequence ATGGAAGGTTTAACTCATCTTCTGGCTTGTATTCAGGATATTTCGGGCGGAAGTTATTCAAATGATATTATGGAACTTACTACCGATAAGTATAGTCCGTATGTTCGTGAAGTAGCTGAATCTGTCGGTATGATGATGGTTAAAATTGAGGCTCGTGAGTTTGCTCTTGAGCAGGCCAATGAAGAACTTAAGCAGAATATTGTGGATACCGTTAAAGCCACTGCGCGCGGGCTGAGTCTGAGGGATAAGTATACTCGCGGCCACGGTGAGCGTGTGGGACAGTACGCTCAGAGACTGGCTCTTCGGGCCGGGTTTTCAGATGACGAAGTCTGGACAGTTGGACTTGCGGGAATTCTCCATGACATAGGTAAAATCGGGTTCAGCGACAGATTGTTTTTCAATGAAGATATTCACGTTGATGATGACATGCTCGCTGAAATAAGGCGGCACCCCGAAGCCGGGTTCCGCATGCTGAAAGGACTTAAATTTCTCGGTCCTGCAGTTGAATTTGTGCGCGCCCATCATGAAAGACTGGATGGAACAGGGTATCCGAACGGGCTTCAAGGTGATGAAATCTCTAAGGGAGCGCGTATTTTGAGTATTGCGGATGTATTTGATGCCATTACTACGAGTCGCACTTATCAGGATGCAATGGGACTTGATAAGGCCTTCCCCATTCTTAGAAAGCTAGCAGGGCCTTCTCTAGACCCAGAACTGGTTGAAATATTCATCAAAGAGATACAAGAGGGTGGCCTTGAAGTGGTGGATGAGGAGTTTTCGACCTGTTTAGGAGAGAATGATGGGAAATAA